The DNA region CCGTAGTGGTCTTCTACGTTGTCGCCAAACACCCAGAGGTATATCATATTGCCGACTATGTGGAGGAGCCCCCCGTGGAGGAACATGTGGGTCACCCACCTATACGGCTGATCCCAAGCATACGCCGGTATGAGGGAATATTGGAGTATAATATCCGGGTTTACCAACTCGTAGATGAATACAGCAATGTTGATAAAGACCAGGGCTTTTGTCACGTAGGGATACGTCCTCGGAGGGTTTATGTCGCGGATCGGCAACGCCACTATATGTACAAAGCCCTAATATATAAAAGCCTAGACACAGCAACGGCGAGGAGTCCTCCTGTGGTACGCCGCGCAGTTTTCGCAGATGCCGGAGAGGAGGCTAGATACGCTGGCTTGCCTCGCCCAGCATGTGACTCCCGTCGCAGTAGGCTCCAGGCGTCTCCAAATCGGCGAACTCCTCCCTGCATATGTTAAATTGTAAGCTGTGTCTCCTCGCGGCCTCCGCGGCGCGGGTCAGCACCTTTATCCGGTACTCTTTCGGGGCGTACCACTGGCCGTGTAAGTACTGCCCCTCTTCGAAGTACATCCTGCGCCAGGTGGGGGCCTTGTCGGGGAAGGCCTTGGCGAGGCGGGCGAAGTTGTCCCGCTTAGCCTTGTAGGTGCTTGCCACGAGGTGCCTCGCCCCCGCCTCTGCGGCCTTGGACACCACCCCCTCTATGTTCTCCCCGTCGTCGTTGAGCAGGGGGATAATGGGGTCGAGCCTCACTGTAACCGGTATGCCGGCCTCGGAGAGTCGCCTCACCGCCTCCAGCCTACCCACGGGCCTAGGGGCGCCTGGCTCCAAGACGGCGGCGAGGTCCTCCCTCAGGGTTGTTATGGTTATCTGAACTGCGACGCGGCCTAGGTGCCGTTGCAGAACGTCTAAGTCCCGCAAGACTAGGGGGGACTTGGTGACGATCAACACCTTGTAACCCCTCTCCAGAAGCATCTGGAGCACCCTCCTTGTCAGTCCCAGCTGGGCCTCCGGCGGGGTGTAGGGGTCAGAGGAGTTGGAAAGGGAGACGACGGCACCTCTGGGGATTTTCTCCAAGTCGCGCCTTACCTTGTCAATGAGGTCTTCCTTGGGCCTGGGGCTGAAGGCATTGGGGATGTACGAGGTTATGTAGCAGTATAGGCAACGGTGCCCGCAACCAGTGTAGGGGTTTAGCCCGTATTTAAAGGGGCATCTGCAGAGGGGATTGCCCCACGGGTCGAAGGGCCGGACTACATTTAGCGAAACGCGCATTGGGCTACTGCCTCTGGCGTACCTCGATACCCATCTCCTTCAGTTGTCGGCTTAGCATCTTCAACATGGTCTTTACGTCGATCTCAACAACGCGGCCATCCGCCACCTCGAAGTGGACCCAGTCGTGGGAAATCCTCAGCCGCTTCGCCCTCGCTACGCGCATGCGCCTCACGTAGAGGCCCATTTCCTCCAAGTTGGGATCCACCTCAACTTGGATAATGACGTCGGCTAGGTGCGACGCCGCGGTTATGACGCCGTAGACCTCCTCGACGTCGGTATGGGCGGTGGCCACCACAACCGACTCCGTGTACTTGGCGAAGATCTTAAACGCCCTGAAGAGGTCTAGGACGGAGCCGGGGCTCCTTATCAATACCTCGTTCAGCGAGTCCACCACCACGACGCCTCCCCGGAACTCCGGCGCGAACTCCGCCAACTTGTTCATCAACGCGTAGGCGTCGGGCGTCTCCAGCCTGTGCCTCGACGGGGGCTTGAGCTTTGCGTAGCGCTCGCTGGGCGCCGCGAAGCCGTCCACCACCACGGCTCTGTCGACGGGGGCGCCCCGCCGCTTGAGGTCCTCCGTCACCTCGTCGGCGAGGGCGTCTATGGCGAAGAAAAGCACAGGCGCCCCAGCTTTAGCCGCAGTTGCGGCGATGGTGGAGGCAAATAAAGTCTTCCCCACTCCGAGAAATCCCTCTATCAAAACCACATACCCAGGGGGAATGCCGTCAGGAATTTGCTCATCTATAGGGTCAATCCCAGTTTTAAAACCCATATACAAACCTCTCTCCCCAGTAAAAAACTGTTACAGCCAAGAACCGCCAGTTGCGCACCAACCCTAGACCCACAACGCTATTGTTTAATGCCATCTGTTAAAAAACAGCGCTAGTGATCTCCGTACACGTAGTCGCAGGCAAGTCGCCCCTACTCCTAGGCCCAGTGGCACCCCACTCCACCGAACCTAAGACAAAGGGGTAACTGCCCTTGGGAGTTTTGGGACAGGTTAGAGGCAAAAACTACAATTTTTTCAAAGTCGCCACGACCTTGGCCCCGTTGAGCTCGGCCTCGGCGTAGTAGCCCTCTTTAAGCGGGCCGGGGTTTACGACAACGGTGTCGCCCACTATGTCGATGCCGCGGTCTTCGTGGATGTGGCCGTGGACCGAGAGGACGGGCTGCCTCTCCTCTATGTACCTCTTCACGGCTAAGCTACCCACCGGCTTCACGCCGCCGACTCGGTCCAGGTGGCCGCGGGGCGGGTTGTGCACCACCAAGATGTGGGGAGTGGGGCTAAGGGAGGAGAGCAGCCTCTCCAACTCCTCCTCCGTCACTCTGAACAAGTCGTCGAAGGGAGTCGGCAGGCTCCCCCCGGCGCCGCCGACCACGTACGGGCCCAGCGCCGCCGTCTTTCCGTGTAGCGGCTTGATGCGCTCGTTCTCGTAGGCGGCGAGCTGGGGCGGGTCGGTGTTGCCGGGGACGAAGTAAACCGGCGCAATTGCGGCGAGGGCCTCCAGCACCTCCAAAGCGGCGTCGAGCCGCCTCCTGTAGGTGAAGTCCCCGGAGGCTATGACAGCGTCGTAGCTCCCCCTAATAGCCTTTACGTTCCTAACAGCGTCGTGGACATCGGCGACGAGGAGGAGGCGCATAAAGCGAGAAACTCCCCAGTTAAAAATTCAACACCTAACCCGGGTGAAGACTTGATGGACCACCCTCCACATCTGGTACAGCAGTATGTACAGCGGGGCGTCGAAAGGCTCGGGGAATACGGGTGCCAGGCCGAGGGACGGAACAAACAGCCTCCAGAAGGGGCTAACCCACGAGATGAACACGTGCCCCAGACCAACGGCCAGCAGTATGGAAAACACCGAGAGCACCTTCCACCCAAACCTCTTGGCGAAGGTCCCGGCGTACAGCACCAGCGCCCCGCCGGCCACTGGGAAGTAGAGATGCACCCAGCTCGCGTCTACCGGGAGCGGCCCAAAAACCGAAGCCGGGGGGAACACCTTATCGAAAGCCAAGACCAAGAGCCCAGCCCCGTACGTCGCAGTCGGGAAGAGCCACCGGCCGCAAGCCACGTAATACGCGGCGAGGTACGCCAGCACCCCAACCAACATGAAGTGAGGATACCTAAAAGCCCCCACAGCCACGCCGGCCAGCAACACGTATGAGAAGAGGTAGAGGAAAAAAGTCGATTTTAGCCCAAACCTAGCGATAATACGCATAGTCACAGAGCTCTGGGCGGAAATCACCTGCCTCTTGTACGCCGCAGGTCAAGGTCCTGTAAGGAAAGTAGGTGGTGTTGGTCATATATTCGACATATCCGTACGATGTGTATGGCAACGCAGGCTTGTCCAATCTGAACACAGTAATCCACGGGAAATAAGGCTCTATAACAAAGTATTCAATCCCAGTCACCGCAAAGTAGTACGGTAATCCTACGGGGGATGCGATTATCCATGCCGTAAGCGGATTGTTGTACCAACCAGTATACAGTGTAATCCTTAATGTGTAAGGATCTACCCTCTCTGCCTTGACTGATGCTTCCGATGCTCGAACATAGGCGTCCATGGCTGAAGTTA from Pyrobaculum arsenaticum DSM 13514 includes:
- a CDS encoding SPL family radical SAM protein, with amino-acid sequence MRVSLNVVRPFDPWGNPLCRCPFKYGLNPYTGCGHRCLYCYITSYIPNAFSPRPKEDLIDKVRRDLEKIPRGAVVSLSNSSDPYTPPEAQLGLTRRVLQMLLERGYKVLIVTKSPLVLRDLDVLQRHLGRVAVQITITTLREDLAAVLEPGAPRPVGRLEAVRRLSEAGIPVTVRLDPIIPLLNDDGENIEGVVSKAAEAGARHLVASTYKAKRDNFARLAKAFPDKAPTWRRMYFEEGQYLHGQWYAPKEYRIKVLTRAAEAARRHSLQFNICREEFADLETPGAYCDGSHMLGEASQRI
- a CDS encoding RAD55 family ATPase, whose translation is MGFKTGIDPIDEQIPDGIPPGYVVLIEGFLGVGKTLFASTIAATAAKAGAPVLFFAIDALADEVTEDLKRRGAPVDRAVVVDGFAAPSERYAKLKPPSRHRLETPDAYALMNKLAEFAPEFRGGVVVVDSLNEVLIRSPGSVLDLFRAFKIFAKYTESVVVATAHTDVEEVYGVITAASHLADVIIQVEVDPNLEEMGLYVRRMRVARAKRLRISHDWVHFEVADGRVVEIDVKTMLKMLSRQLKEMGIEVRQRQ
- a CDS encoding metallophosphoesterase family protein → MRLLLVADVHDAVRNVKAIRGSYDAVIASGDFTYRRRLDAALEVLEALAAIAPVYFVPGNTDPPQLAAYENERIKPLHGKTAALGPYVVGGAGGSLPTPFDDLFRVTEEELERLLSSLSPTPHILVVHNPPRGHLDRVGGVKPVGSLAVKRYIEERQPVLSVHGHIHEDRGIDIVGDTVVVNPGPLKEGYYAEAELNGAKVVATLKKL